A stretch of the Zeugodacus cucurbitae isolate PBARC_wt_2022May chromosome 6, idZeuCucr1.2, whole genome shotgun sequence genome encodes the following:
- the LOC105221343 gene encoding vigilin isoform X1 translates to MQAAVMEELNVETVEQPITNNQQELAQLEQPSSPTSVATPTSTNSGNTSNATPSFSYDDLFPALPANTAAPLSSNAAPPCVRVTTTQKTQVLHVTGEDRKTTESDKFGEGESRRICQQISKDTGAQIEIASGKNQSLTFLIKGKQSEILDARRRILMHFSTQASRQVSIPKEHHRVVLGKRGERLRELERVTATRINIPSQTEESDVITILGTKEGIEKAEQEIRQLSAEQYKKCSDRTSVPKVYHPFIVGPNNENLTKLMEETGAKINVPPQSVQKDEIVISGEKDAVANAKAKVEAIYKEMEKKCSTVSVEVAKSQHRYVIGPKGSTLADILRITGVSVEMPPTDSPLETITLRGPQVALGNALTVVYQKANSVKSIEIEAPNWTHKYVIGRKGANMRQLEEECPNVNVFCLDDKIKLEGDPERVDQATTYINDIVRNYLDHYTFVVMTVNPSYYKHIIGKAGANVNRLKDELKVNINIEEREGQNNIRIEGPKDGVQQAQLELQEKIDKLENEKSKDVIIDRRLHRSIIGAKGEKIREIKDRYRQVTITIPSPQENTDIVKLRGPKEDVDKCHKDLLKLVKEIQESSHIIEVPIFKQFHKFVIGKGGANIKKIRDETQTKIDLPAEGDTNEVIVITGKKENVLEAKERIQKIQNELSDIVTEEVQIAPKFYNSIIGTGGKLISAIMEECGGVSIKFPTSDSKSDKVTIRGPKDDVEKAKAQLLELANERQLASFTAEVRAKQQHHKFLIGKNGASIRKIRDATGARIIFPSNEDEDKEVIIIIGKEDSVKAAKEQLEAIIKDIDQVTEGEISVDPKYHKHFVAKRGEILHRISEENGGVMISFPRPGVDSDKVTLKGPKDCIEAAKQRIAEIAADLEAQVTIEVVIPQRLHRTIMGARGFKVQQVTSEHDVQIKFPDRDATNPVEGLVNGTNGNGEGGDENAEPVRECDIIRITGRIEKCEAAKQALIDLIPIVKELEVPYDLHRTIIGPKGANVRQFMSTYDVHIELPPSETKSDLIKLSGTPAHVEEAKAALDKMIEEYEADRADRELRSYELKIDVDTQYHSKLIGRRGAVINKLRADHDVQISLPKRTDPDPRIITITGYKANTEAARDAIMEIVGDLQDLYREVIEVDSRIHSHIIGQRGRTIRKIIEDYKVDIKFASSDDAQTNPNGVTIIGKEEDVENAKEVILNMAEDYTNEYLDNLPPSPQPQTVAAFLPGGNENGFVMKDAPWEKSNDKQGKSSAPNTQSQEDFPDFAAGGPVPVATPLTSAWGPKN, encoded by the exons ATGCAAGCAGCAGTGATGGAGGAATTAAACG TAGAAACCGTTGAACAACCAATCACCAACAACCAACAAGAACTGGCCCAGCTCGAGCAGCCATCATCACCCACATCTGTCGCCACGCCGACAAGCACCAACAGCGGTAATACCAGCAATGCAACACCATCATTTAGTTATGATGACCTATTTCCGGCATTGCCAGCGAATACCGCCGCTCCACTTAGCAGTAATGCTGCTCCACCATGTGTGCGAGTGACCACCACGCAAAAAACTCAG GTGTTGCATGTTACTGGCGAGGACCGAAAAACCACTGAATCGGACAAATTCGGTGAAGGGGAATCAAGGCGTATCTGTCAGCAAATTTCAAAGGACACGGGGGCTCAAATTGAGATTGCTAGTGGCAAGAATCAATCTCTAACCTTCCTAATCAAGGGCAAACAAAGTGAAATCTTAGATGCGCGCCGTCGTATTCTAATGCATTTCTCTACGCAGGCTAGCAGACAGGTGTCAATACCGAAAGAGCATCATCGTGTTGTTCTTGGTAAGCGCGGTGAGCGTTTGCGTGAATTGGAGCGTGTAACCGCTACACGTATAAATATTCCCTCTCAAACGGAGGAGAGTGACGTGATTACAATTTTGGGTACTAAAGAGGGTATTGAAAAGGCCGAACAAGAGATCCGCCAATTGTCGGCTGAACAATATAAGAAGTGCTCAGATCGCACCTCGGTACCAAAAGTGTATCATCCGTTTATTGTGGGTCCTAACAATGAAAATCTCACCAAGTTAATGGAAGAGACCGGTGCGAAGATCAATGTGCCACCACAATCGGTGCAAAAGGATGAGATTGTTATTTCGGGTGAGAAGGACGCTGTAGCCAATGCTAAAGCAAAAGTGGAAGCCATTTATAAGGAAATGGAAAAGAAATGCTCCACTGTTAGCGTTGAAGTGGCTAAGTCACAACACCGGTACGTTATCGGTCCGAAAGGTTCAACGTTGGCGGATATTCTTCGCATCACTGGAGTTTCAGTTGAAATGCCCCCTACGGATTCTCCATTAGAAACAATAACATTACGTGGACCACAAGTGGCTTTGGGTAACGCGTTGACCGTTGTTTACCAAAAGGCAAATTCGGTGAAATCGATTGAAATCGAAGCACCCAATTGGACACACAAATATGTAATCGGTCGCAAAGGTGCCAATATGCGTCAGTTGGAAGAGGAATGCCCCAACGTGAATGTTTTTTGTCTGGATGATAAAATCAAACTAGAGGGCGATCCAGAACGTGTTGACCAGGCGACCACATATATCAATGACATTGTGCGTAATTACTTAGACCACTATACGTTTGTGGTGATGACCGTTAACCCATCCTACTACAAGCATATCATTGGCAAAGCTGGCGCAAATGTGAACCGTTTAAAGGACGAACTGAAAGTGAACATAAATATTGAGGAGCGTGAAGGTCAGAATAACATACGTATTGAGGGTCCCAAGGATGGTGTTCAACAAGCTCAGCTTGAATTACAAGAAAAAATCGACAAACTGGAAAATGAAAAGTCAAAGGATGTTATCATCGATCGCCGTTTACATCGTTCGATCATTGGTGCCAAGGGTGAGAAGATACGTGAAATCAAGGATCGTTATCGTCAAGTCACTATCACCATACCAAGTCCTCAAGAAAATACCGATATTGTTAAGCTACGTGGTCCTAAAGAGGATGTCGACAAGTGCCACAAAGATTTGCTGAAACTCGTTAAGGAAATTCAGGAATCTTCACACATCATTGAAGTACCCATCTTTAAACAGTTCCACAAGTTTGTCATTGGCAAGGGCGGCgctaatattaagaaaatacgTGACGAAACTCAAACGAAAATCGATTTGCCAGCGGAGGGCGACACAAATGAAGTGATTGTTATCACAGGAAAGAAGGAAAATGTTCTCGAAGCCAAGGAACGTATTCAAAAGATCCAAAATGAGCTGTCCGATATCGTTACGGAAGAAGTCCAAATTGCGCCAAAATTCTATAATTCTATCATTGGAACAGGCGGTAAATTGATTTCAGCAATAATGGAGGAATGTGGCGGCGTTTCGATCAAGTTCCCCACCAGCGACTCGAAAAGTGATAAG GTTACTATTCGAGGCCCTAAAGACGATGTGGAAAAGGCCAAGGCACAATTGCTTGAGCTTGCCAACGAACGTCAACTAGCTTCATTCACCGCTGAAGTGCGTGCCAAACAGCAGCATCATAAATTCCTAATCGGTAAAAATGGCGCTTCCATACGCAAAATTCGTGATGCCACCGGTGCACGCATTATTTTCCCTTCTAATGAGGATGAAGATAAGGAGGTTATTATAATTATCGGCAAAGAGGATAGTGTGAAAGCTGCCAAAGAGCAATTGGAAGCCATTATTAAAGATATTGATCAAGTTACCGAAGGAGAGATTTCTGTGGATCCCAAGTACCATAAGCATTTTGTTGCAAAACGTGGAGAAATCTTACATCGCATATCCGAAGAGAATGGCGGTGTCATGATTTCATTCCCACGACCTGGTGTCGATTCGGACAAGGTTACATTGAAGGGTCCCAAGGATTGTATTGAGGCAGCGAAGCAACGCATTGCCGAAATAGCTGCCGACTTAGAGGCGCAGGTCACCATTGAGGTAGTCATTCCACAGCGACTACATCGCACCATAATGGGTGCGCGCGGCTTCAAAGTACAACAAGTGACATCCGAACATGATGTACAAATTAAATTCCCCGATCGCGATGCTACCAATCCCGTTGAGGGCTTGGTAAATGGCACCAACGGTAATGGTGAAGGAGGTGATGAAAATGCCGAACCTGTGCGCGAATGTGATATCATCCGCATAACGGGTCGCATCGAAAAATGTGAAGCTGCCAAGCAGGCTCTGATTGATTTAATACCGATTGTTAAGGAACTCGAGGTGCCCTACGACCTTCATCGCACAATCATCGGTCCCAAAGGTGCCAATGTTCGCCAATTTATGTCCACATATGATGTGCACATTGAATTGCCGCCCAGCGAAACAAAGTCTGATCTGATAAAACTTAGCGGTACACCGGCGCACGTAGAGGAAGCCAAGGCAGCTTTAGACAAAATGATTGAGGAATACGAAGCGGATCGTGCGGATCGTGAGCTCCGCTCTTACGAGTTGAAAATCGATGTTGATACCCAATATCATTCGAAATTAATTGGTCGACGTGGTGCTGTCATCAATAAGTTGCGCGCCGATCACGATGTTCAAATTTCGCTGCCAAAACGTACTGATCCCGACCCAAGGATTATTACAATTACCGGCTACAAAGCCAACACCGAGGCCGCGCGCGATGCCATTATGGAAATTGTAGGTGACTTACAGGATTTGTATCGTGAGGTCATCGAAGTGGATTCGCGCATACATTCGCACATAATTGGCCAACGCGGTCGCACCATTCGCAAGATTATTGAAGATTATAAG GTTGACATCAAGTTTGCCTCTTCTGACGATGCTCAAACTAACCCCAATGGAGTAACAATTATCGGCAAAGAAGAGGATGTCGAAAATGCTAAAGAAGTTATCCTTAATATGGCTGAAGACTACACAAACGAGTACTTGGACAATTTGCCACCATCGCCACAACCTCAGACTGTGGCGGCCTTCCTACCTGGTGGCAATGAAAACGGTTTTGTCATGAAAGATGCACCGTGGGAAAAATCCAACGACAAGCAAGGCAAGAGCTCTGCTCCTAATACTCAGTCACAGGAAGACTTTCCAGATTTCGCAGCTGGAGGGCCTGTACCAGTGGCTACCCCCTTAACATCAGCATGGGGTCCGAAAAACTAA
- the LOC105221343 gene encoding vigilin isoform X2, with product MQAAVMEELNETVEQPITNNQQELAQLEQPSSPTSVATPTSTNSGNTSNATPSFSYDDLFPALPANTAAPLSSNAAPPCVRVTTTQKTQVLHVTGEDRKTTESDKFGEGESRRICQQISKDTGAQIEIASGKNQSLTFLIKGKQSEILDARRRILMHFSTQASRQVSIPKEHHRVVLGKRGERLRELERVTATRINIPSQTEESDVITILGTKEGIEKAEQEIRQLSAEQYKKCSDRTSVPKVYHPFIVGPNNENLTKLMEETGAKINVPPQSVQKDEIVISGEKDAVANAKAKVEAIYKEMEKKCSTVSVEVAKSQHRYVIGPKGSTLADILRITGVSVEMPPTDSPLETITLRGPQVALGNALTVVYQKANSVKSIEIEAPNWTHKYVIGRKGANMRQLEEECPNVNVFCLDDKIKLEGDPERVDQATTYINDIVRNYLDHYTFVVMTVNPSYYKHIIGKAGANVNRLKDELKVNINIEEREGQNNIRIEGPKDGVQQAQLELQEKIDKLENEKSKDVIIDRRLHRSIIGAKGEKIREIKDRYRQVTITIPSPQENTDIVKLRGPKEDVDKCHKDLLKLVKEIQESSHIIEVPIFKQFHKFVIGKGGANIKKIRDETQTKIDLPAEGDTNEVIVITGKKENVLEAKERIQKIQNELSDIVTEEVQIAPKFYNSIIGTGGKLISAIMEECGGVSIKFPTSDSKSDKVTIRGPKDDVEKAKAQLLELANERQLASFTAEVRAKQQHHKFLIGKNGASIRKIRDATGARIIFPSNEDEDKEVIIIIGKEDSVKAAKEQLEAIIKDIDQVTEGEISVDPKYHKHFVAKRGEILHRISEENGGVMISFPRPGVDSDKVTLKGPKDCIEAAKQRIAEIAADLEAQVTIEVVIPQRLHRTIMGARGFKVQQVTSEHDVQIKFPDRDATNPVEGLVNGTNGNGEGGDENAEPVRECDIIRITGRIEKCEAAKQALIDLIPIVKELEVPYDLHRTIIGPKGANVRQFMSTYDVHIELPPSETKSDLIKLSGTPAHVEEAKAALDKMIEEYEADRADRELRSYELKIDVDTQYHSKLIGRRGAVINKLRADHDVQISLPKRTDPDPRIITITGYKANTEAARDAIMEIVGDLQDLYREVIEVDSRIHSHIIGQRGRTIRKIIEDYKVDIKFASSDDAQTNPNGVTIIGKEEDVENAKEVILNMAEDYTNEYLDNLPPSPQPQTVAAFLPGGNENGFVMKDAPWEKSNDKQGKSSAPNTQSQEDFPDFAAGGPVPVATPLTSAWGPKN from the exons ATGCAAGCAGCAGTGATGGAGGAATTAAACG AAACCGTTGAACAACCAATCACCAACAACCAACAAGAACTGGCCCAGCTCGAGCAGCCATCATCACCCACATCTGTCGCCACGCCGACAAGCACCAACAGCGGTAATACCAGCAATGCAACACCATCATTTAGTTATGATGACCTATTTCCGGCATTGCCAGCGAATACCGCCGCTCCACTTAGCAGTAATGCTGCTCCACCATGTGTGCGAGTGACCACCACGCAAAAAACTCAG GTGTTGCATGTTACTGGCGAGGACCGAAAAACCACTGAATCGGACAAATTCGGTGAAGGGGAATCAAGGCGTATCTGTCAGCAAATTTCAAAGGACACGGGGGCTCAAATTGAGATTGCTAGTGGCAAGAATCAATCTCTAACCTTCCTAATCAAGGGCAAACAAAGTGAAATCTTAGATGCGCGCCGTCGTATTCTAATGCATTTCTCTACGCAGGCTAGCAGACAGGTGTCAATACCGAAAGAGCATCATCGTGTTGTTCTTGGTAAGCGCGGTGAGCGTTTGCGTGAATTGGAGCGTGTAACCGCTACACGTATAAATATTCCCTCTCAAACGGAGGAGAGTGACGTGATTACAATTTTGGGTACTAAAGAGGGTATTGAAAAGGCCGAACAAGAGATCCGCCAATTGTCGGCTGAACAATATAAGAAGTGCTCAGATCGCACCTCGGTACCAAAAGTGTATCATCCGTTTATTGTGGGTCCTAACAATGAAAATCTCACCAAGTTAATGGAAGAGACCGGTGCGAAGATCAATGTGCCACCACAATCGGTGCAAAAGGATGAGATTGTTATTTCGGGTGAGAAGGACGCTGTAGCCAATGCTAAAGCAAAAGTGGAAGCCATTTATAAGGAAATGGAAAAGAAATGCTCCACTGTTAGCGTTGAAGTGGCTAAGTCACAACACCGGTACGTTATCGGTCCGAAAGGTTCAACGTTGGCGGATATTCTTCGCATCACTGGAGTTTCAGTTGAAATGCCCCCTACGGATTCTCCATTAGAAACAATAACATTACGTGGACCACAAGTGGCTTTGGGTAACGCGTTGACCGTTGTTTACCAAAAGGCAAATTCGGTGAAATCGATTGAAATCGAAGCACCCAATTGGACACACAAATATGTAATCGGTCGCAAAGGTGCCAATATGCGTCAGTTGGAAGAGGAATGCCCCAACGTGAATGTTTTTTGTCTGGATGATAAAATCAAACTAGAGGGCGATCCAGAACGTGTTGACCAGGCGACCACATATATCAATGACATTGTGCGTAATTACTTAGACCACTATACGTTTGTGGTGATGACCGTTAACCCATCCTACTACAAGCATATCATTGGCAAAGCTGGCGCAAATGTGAACCGTTTAAAGGACGAACTGAAAGTGAACATAAATATTGAGGAGCGTGAAGGTCAGAATAACATACGTATTGAGGGTCCCAAGGATGGTGTTCAACAAGCTCAGCTTGAATTACAAGAAAAAATCGACAAACTGGAAAATGAAAAGTCAAAGGATGTTATCATCGATCGCCGTTTACATCGTTCGATCATTGGTGCCAAGGGTGAGAAGATACGTGAAATCAAGGATCGTTATCGTCAAGTCACTATCACCATACCAAGTCCTCAAGAAAATACCGATATTGTTAAGCTACGTGGTCCTAAAGAGGATGTCGACAAGTGCCACAAAGATTTGCTGAAACTCGTTAAGGAAATTCAGGAATCTTCACACATCATTGAAGTACCCATCTTTAAACAGTTCCACAAGTTTGTCATTGGCAAGGGCGGCgctaatattaagaaaatacgTGACGAAACTCAAACGAAAATCGATTTGCCAGCGGAGGGCGACACAAATGAAGTGATTGTTATCACAGGAAAGAAGGAAAATGTTCTCGAAGCCAAGGAACGTATTCAAAAGATCCAAAATGAGCTGTCCGATATCGTTACGGAAGAAGTCCAAATTGCGCCAAAATTCTATAATTCTATCATTGGAACAGGCGGTAAATTGATTTCAGCAATAATGGAGGAATGTGGCGGCGTTTCGATCAAGTTCCCCACCAGCGACTCGAAAAGTGATAAG GTTACTATTCGAGGCCCTAAAGACGATGTGGAAAAGGCCAAGGCACAATTGCTTGAGCTTGCCAACGAACGTCAACTAGCTTCATTCACCGCTGAAGTGCGTGCCAAACAGCAGCATCATAAATTCCTAATCGGTAAAAATGGCGCTTCCATACGCAAAATTCGTGATGCCACCGGTGCACGCATTATTTTCCCTTCTAATGAGGATGAAGATAAGGAGGTTATTATAATTATCGGCAAAGAGGATAGTGTGAAAGCTGCCAAAGAGCAATTGGAAGCCATTATTAAAGATATTGATCAAGTTACCGAAGGAGAGATTTCTGTGGATCCCAAGTACCATAAGCATTTTGTTGCAAAACGTGGAGAAATCTTACATCGCATATCCGAAGAGAATGGCGGTGTCATGATTTCATTCCCACGACCTGGTGTCGATTCGGACAAGGTTACATTGAAGGGTCCCAAGGATTGTATTGAGGCAGCGAAGCAACGCATTGCCGAAATAGCTGCCGACTTAGAGGCGCAGGTCACCATTGAGGTAGTCATTCCACAGCGACTACATCGCACCATAATGGGTGCGCGCGGCTTCAAAGTACAACAAGTGACATCCGAACATGATGTACAAATTAAATTCCCCGATCGCGATGCTACCAATCCCGTTGAGGGCTTGGTAAATGGCACCAACGGTAATGGTGAAGGAGGTGATGAAAATGCCGAACCTGTGCGCGAATGTGATATCATCCGCATAACGGGTCGCATCGAAAAATGTGAAGCTGCCAAGCAGGCTCTGATTGATTTAATACCGATTGTTAAGGAACTCGAGGTGCCCTACGACCTTCATCGCACAATCATCGGTCCCAAAGGTGCCAATGTTCGCCAATTTATGTCCACATATGATGTGCACATTGAATTGCCGCCCAGCGAAACAAAGTCTGATCTGATAAAACTTAGCGGTACACCGGCGCACGTAGAGGAAGCCAAGGCAGCTTTAGACAAAATGATTGAGGAATACGAAGCGGATCGTGCGGATCGTGAGCTCCGCTCTTACGAGTTGAAAATCGATGTTGATACCCAATATCATTCGAAATTAATTGGTCGACGTGGTGCTGTCATCAATAAGTTGCGCGCCGATCACGATGTTCAAATTTCGCTGCCAAAACGTACTGATCCCGACCCAAGGATTATTACAATTACCGGCTACAAAGCCAACACCGAGGCCGCGCGCGATGCCATTATGGAAATTGTAGGTGACTTACAGGATTTGTATCGTGAGGTCATCGAAGTGGATTCGCGCATACATTCGCACATAATTGGCCAACGCGGTCGCACCATTCGCAAGATTATTGAAGATTATAAG GTTGACATCAAGTTTGCCTCTTCTGACGATGCTCAAACTAACCCCAATGGAGTAACAATTATCGGCAAAGAAGAGGATGTCGAAAATGCTAAAGAAGTTATCCTTAATATGGCTGAAGACTACACAAACGAGTACTTGGACAATTTGCCACCATCGCCACAACCTCAGACTGTGGCGGCCTTCCTACCTGGTGGCAATGAAAACGGTTTTGTCATGAAAGATGCACCGTGGGAAAAATCCAACGACAAGCAAGGCAAGAGCTCTGCTCCTAATACTCAGTCACAGGAAGACTTTCCAGATTTCGCAGCTGGAGGGCCTGTACCAGTGGCTACCCCCTTAACATCAGCATGGGGTCCGAAAAACTAA
- the LOC105221342 gene encoding nose resistant to fluoxetine protein 6 encodes MNNFNLFVLVNIFITAKLFIVIGQFNMSIYRKMPSLYQFDDYDHCLQSDNAISNIRGTYCVVYAEIVEDETSSLWNEIAKFSADNRHHFRHDRLFFGVCLERCKQLLQTGVKFSQQKVGKNNTIHDTELIEYYFNVHKRETDNRILYGELVSHCINYDFHKNFGLGLRTSIEYCEEANVSLEYDSLDVAVYVILAIIALTSIFSTIYDYRLKTKQTLSSQNNGFYKVPLESAEQQLWVSYSICRNFYQIHDLLESQRQTSKDLRFFDGLRVIGVFLVLFAHSLILFMAIQVENPEFYETFFYRPETAIIENGAAIIQIFFVMSGFLLYVNFNERNFVTTNTSIVDCIITYFKIFFHRYLRLLPSLIMLVLFNSTILVRLQNGPFWRHYVEAERVFCRELWWQNLLFVNNYLLKESCSHQTWYLAADMQLFELFLIILIIINKFPKLRLIIYSILLVLSFSVTGFITYFLKLKPIYHTNPENYRYMFFRNAETFFKAYTPFYTNIGGYFFGIISAEFYLKFRNKSKQYCGLLKYELSWWLIFPIAFGLLFAGAFVMSFEIHEPSIWIALFANLYRNMWALICCTAILGMCLKLGWIAYEFCSLPFLRILSKLSYQAFLWHLVVLRLIGGFYRQPIYINRFYLICQIIVAFVMTQIVAFVFALFLEYPIASIIKYLLPYYKDERKQSKRDVHDLNQVVVT; translated from the exons atgaataattttaatttattcgtacttgtgaatattttcataacggccaaattatttattgtaattggACAATTCAACA TGAGTATTTACAGGAAAATGCCCTCTCTTTATCAGTTTGATGATTATGATCATTGTCTCCAATCTGACAATGCGATATCCAATATTAGAGGCACTTATTGTGTTGTTTATGCTGAAATAGTAGAAGACGAAACTTCAAGTCTGTGGAACGAAATCGCAAAGTTCTCGGCAGACAACAGGCATCATTTCAGACATGATCGACTATTTTTTGGAGTTTGCTTAGAACGTTGCAAACAATTATTACAAACTGGGGTAAAATTTTCTCAGCAGAAAGTAGGCAAAAATAACACTATTCACGATACTGAG CtgattgaatattattttaacgTTCATAAACGAGAAACGGACAATCGTATTTTGTATGGTGAACTAGTTAGTCATTGTATTAATTAcgattttcacaaaaattttggattaggATTGCGTACAAGCATCGAATATTGCGAAGAAGCGAATGTGTCCTTGGAATATG ATTCCTTAGATGTTGCCGTTTATGTAATTCTTGCCATCATAGCTTTGACCTCGATCTTTTCTACTATATATGACTATCGTTTAAAGACGAAACAAACTTTAAGCAGTCAAAATAACGGATTTTATAAAGTTCCACTTGAAAGTGCAG AACAGCAACTATGGGTTTCATATTCAATCTGTCGCAACTTTTATCAAATTCATGATTTGTTAGAAAGTCAAAGACAAACATCAAAGGACCTACGGTTTTTCGATGGCCTACGAGTAATTGGAGTATTTTTGGTGTTATTTGCACATTCCCTGATACTTTTCATGGCTATACAAGTTGAAAATCCGGaattttatgaaacttttttttatcgaCCTGAAACGGCTATCATTGAAAATGGTGCAgcaataattcaaatattttttgttatgagcGGTTTTTTACTTTATGTAAATTTCAACGAAAGAAATTTTGTTACAACCAATACTAGCATTGTGGATTGTATtatcacatattttaaaatattctttcaCCGATATTTAAG GCTTCTACCGTCTCTTATAATGTTGGTTCTTTTCAATTCAACCATACTGGTGCGATTACAAAATGGGCCATTCTGGAGGCATTATGTAGAAGCGGAACGAGTATTTTGCCGCGAGTTGTGGTGGCAGAACCTACTTTTTGTGAATAATTATCTTCTGAAAGagagt TGCTCACATCAGACATGGTACCTTGCTGCCGATAtgcaactttttgaattatttcttataatattaatcattataaacaa ATTTCCAAAACTGCGTTTAATTATATATTCCATTCTTTTAGTGTTATCGTTTTCGGTAACCGGATTTATTACATACTTTTTGAAACTTAAGCCAATATACCATACTAATCCAGA GAACTACCGTTATATGTTTTTTCGTAAtgcagaaactttttttaaagcATATACACCCTTCTATACAAATATTGGCGGTTACTTCTTTGGCATCATTTCTGCTGAATTTTACTTGAAATTTCGAAACAAATCTAAGCAATACTGTGGTTTACTCAAATATGAACTAAGTTGGTGGCTAATATTTCCCATCGCTTTTGGTTTACTTTTTGCCGGTGCGTTTGTTATGTCGTTTGAAATTCACGAGCCCTCCATCTGGATAgctttatttgcaaatttatatCGGAATATGTGGGCTCTAATATGCTGCACAGCAATACTAGGCATGTGCTTGAAATTGGGAT ggATCGCATACGAGTTTTGCAGTTTACCATTTCTCCGGATTTTGTCCAAGTTATCATATCAAGCATTTCTTTGGCACCTGGTTGTTCTACGCCTAATTGGAGGTTTTTATAGACAACCAATTTATATTAATCGTTTTTATCTG ATCTGCCAGATTATAGTTGCGTTTGTAATGACACAAATCGTAGcctttgtttttgcattatttcTTGAATACCCAATTGCatctattattaaatatttattaccttATTACAAAGACGAAAGGAAGCAAAGCAAGAGGGATGTTCACGACTTAAACCAAGTGGTCGTTACGTAG